In Devosia beringensis, a single window of DNA contains:
- the galU gene encoding UTP--glucose-1-phosphate uridylyltransferase GalU — MPKRVKTAVFPVAGLGTRFLPATKAMPKEMLTVVDRPLIQYAVDEAREAGITHFVFVTGRNKGVIEDHFDRQFELEANLEARGKTGILRELQRDLPSAGRTSFTRQQEPLGLGHAVWCARDIVGDEPFALLLPDMLFKAPRGVLKQMMETYEVTGGNVVAVEEVPMAEVPSYGVVGRGEGDDLSFRINAMVEKPAVADAPSNLIISGRYILQPEVFTLLADQPRGAGGEIQLTDAMQTLMQQQQFMGVKYEGQSFDCGSKIGFLTANVAYALGRDDIGEGFLAALSKLGLQDALMEGFKIAAE, encoded by the coding sequence TTGCCAAAACGTGTAAAAACTGCTGTTTTTCCAGTCGCAGGACTGGGTACCCGATTTTTGCCGGCCACTAAGGCCATGCCCAAGGAAATGCTCACCGTCGTGGATCGACCGCTGATCCAATATGCGGTCGATGAGGCACGCGAGGCGGGAATCACCCATTTCGTCTTTGTCACGGGCCGCAACAAGGGCGTCATCGAGGATCATTTCGACCGCCAGTTCGAACTCGAGGCCAACCTCGAGGCCCGCGGCAAGACCGGCATACTGCGCGAGCTGCAGCGCGACCTGCCCTCGGCCGGCCGCACCAGCTTCACCCGCCAGCAGGAGCCGCTCGGGCTTGGCCATGCGGTCTGGTGTGCCCGCGACATCGTCGGCGATGAACCCTTTGCCCTGCTGCTGCCGGACATGCTGTTCAAGGCGCCACGCGGCGTGCTCAAGCAGATGATGGAAACCTATGAGGTCACCGGCGGCAATGTGGTGGCCGTCGAGGAAGTGCCCATGGCGGAAGTCCCCTCCTATGGCGTGGTCGGACGCGGCGAGGGTGACGACCTGAGTTTCCGCATCAACGCCATGGTGGAAAAGCCCGCCGTCGCCGATGCGCCCTCCAACCTGATCATCTCGGGCCGCTATATCCTGCAGCCGGAGGTGTTCACGCTCCTGGCCGACCAGCCGCGCGGTGCCGGCGGGGAGATCCAGCTCACCGACGCCATGCAGACCCTGATGCAGCAACAGCAATTCATGGGCGTCAAATACGAGGGACAGTCATTCGACTGCGGCTCCAAGATCGGCTTCCTCACCGCAAATGTCGCCTACGCCCTGGGGCGCGACGACATCGGCGAGGGTTTCCTGGCGGCTCTCTCCAAGCTGGGCCTGCAAGACGCCCTGATGGAAGGCTTCAAGATCGCCGCTGAATAA
- a CDS encoding IS3 family transposase (programmed frameshift): protein MKASRFSEEQIIGMIKEQEAGMPTADVCRKHGVSSATFYKYKAKFGGMDVSEARRLKVLEDENARLKKLLAEAMLDNAMLKDLKHKKMVTPAVRREAVAYLCEAFAVSQRRACSVIGVDRTSVRHVSTRSDDQAVRARLRELAAVRRRFGYRRLHVLLDREGIMLNHKKLRRIYAEERLQVRRRGGRKRALGTRAPMVLPSGPNQRWSLDFVSDALTDGRRFRILCIVDDYTRECLCLIADTSLSGLRVARELDLLMVQRGRPHTVVSDNGTELTSMAILRWSQDRRIEWHYTAPGKPTQNAFVESFNGRLRDELLNETLFTSLAHARFNLAAWKEDYNTVRPHGSLGNLPPAIYAKLNAPGMQWDGALEQLGSTALPPIAPPSPKGSNDERTLLSAG from the exons ATGAAGGCTTCGCGGTTCAGCGAGGAACAGATTATCGGCATGATCAAGGAGCAGGAGGCCGGGATGCCGACTGCCGATGTGTGCCGCAAGCATGGCGTGAGCAGCGCGACGTTTTACAAGTACAAGGCCAAGTTCGGCGGCATGGACGTCAGCGAGGCACGGCGGCTCAAGGTCCTGGAAGACGAGAACGCCCGGCTCAAGAAGCTGTTGGCCGAGGCGATGCTGGACAACGCCATGCTCAAGGATCTCA AGCACAAAAAAATGGTAACGCCCGCCGTCAGGCGAGAAGCCGTGGCTTACCTCTGCGAGGCCTTCGCGGTGAGCCAGCGTCGGGCGTGTTCGGTGATCGGGGTTGATCGAACATCGGTGCGTCATGTGAGCACGCGATCCGATGATCAGGCCGTTCGGGCACGGCTGCGCGAACTGGCGGCCGTGCGCCGCCGGTTCGGCTATCGCCGGCTGCATGTGCTGTTGGATCGGGAGGGGATCATGCTCAACCACAAGAAGCTGCGTCGGATCTATGCCGAGGAACGGCTGCAGGTTCGCCGTCGCGGCGGCCGCAAAAGAGCCTTGGGTACACGGGCGCCCATGGTCCTGCCGTCAGGTCCGAACCAGCGTTGGTCCCTCGATTTTGTCAGCGATGCGCTGACCGATGGTCGACGCTTCCGCATCCTGTGCATTGTCGATGACTATACCAGGGAATGCCTCTGCCTGATCGCCGATACATCGCTGTCCGGGCTTCGGGTGGCGCGAGAACTGGATCTGCTCATGGTCCAGCGTGGCCGACCGCACACTGTGGTCAGTGACAACGGGACGGAACTGACCAGTATGGCAATCCTGCGCTGGAGCCAGGATCGGCGGATTGAATGGCACTACACCGCGCCCGGCAAGCCGACACAGAACGCGTTCGTGGAGAGCTTCAACGGCCGGCTGCGTGACGAACTGCTCAACGAGACCCTGTTCACCTCATTGGCACACGCCAGGTTCAACCTGGCGGCCTGGAAGGAGGACTACAACACAGTCAGACCACATGGCAGCCTTGGCAATCTGCCGCCGGCCATCTACGCAAAACTCAACGCTCCCGGCATGCAATGGGACGGAGCGCTTGAGCAACTGGGGAGCACCGCGCTCCCTCCCATTGCACCACCGAGCCCGAAAGGCTCAAACGACGAAAGGACTCTGCTCTCGGCTGGATGA
- a CDS encoding sugar transferase → MSTIDSSDSPSKLSAKCGPGSKRAFDIMVASAILLFALPTMFFIAVVMFSTDRGPILFSHERIGRNGKRFKCLKFRSMIVNSQEALRQHLEAKPQARAEWEATQKLRDDPRITPLGRFLRSTSLDELPQLINVIRGEMSLVGPRPIVQDEVVRYAEQIEHYAAVRPGITGLWQVSGRSDVDYDQRVELDTLYVRQQSFLGDMVILVKTVKVVVMRTGSR, encoded by the coding sequence ATGTCGACTATTGATTCATCCGACAGTCCCTCAAAATTGAGCGCCAAGTGTGGTCCGGGCAGCAAGCGGGCCTTCGACATCATGGTGGCTTCGGCTATTTTGCTGTTCGCCCTGCCCACCATGTTCTTCATCGCGGTCGTGATGTTTTCGACCGATCGCGGGCCGATCCTGTTTTCCCATGAGCGGATCGGCCGCAATGGCAAACGCTTCAAGTGCCTCAAGTTCCGGTCGATGATCGTGAACTCCCAGGAGGCGCTGCGCCAGCATCTGGAAGCCAAGCCGCAGGCCCGGGCCGAATGGGAAGCGACGCAGAAGCTGCGTGACGATCCCCGGATCACCCCGCTGGGCCGCTTCCTGCGCTCGACCAGCCTGGATGAACTGCCACAACTCATTAACGTCATCCGTGGTGAGATGAGCCTGGTCGGGCCGCGCCCGATCGTCCAGGACGAGGTGGTTCGCTATGCCGAGCAGATCGAGCACTACGCCGCTGTCCGTCCCGGCATTACCGGCCTCTGGCAGGTCAGCGGCCGCAGCGATGTCGATTACGACCAGCGTGTCGAGCTCGATACGCTCTATGTGCGGCAGCAGTCGTTCCTGGGCGACATGGTGATCCTGGTCAAGACCGTCAAGGTCGTCGTCATGCGCACCGGCAGCCGGTAA
- a CDS encoding universal stress protein — MQDASSGRTGPRTSGSEKSEVAPGVLVCVDLAHETPELIPPAKAIARALGAELTFVYVIETHGVTENGAPIDPVEWDFKLREAKVHMGRLAQDHTIGDEPPTTDVLEGRSAEQICDILASRPQDIAVLGRGHGSANAAMGETARQVLEGGRNSLLLVPVGITPKQKFSRILVPLDCSGRSERVMPLVEKIARSDGAELVLVHSIPEPVFTGAGPSEPNDSELRSQVNERNERVARSYLDQLCARIRATGLRATSMVFSGGDVRRKLVAAIDEQEIDLLIVASHGHSGFADVPFGDVASFLVKRSSVPTLVIRIGSGIGDKHAFADARSKGPRRPGTLAQ; from the coding sequence ATGCAGGACGCTTCCTCAGGGCGGACTGGACCAAGGACCTCGGGTTCGGAGAAATCCGAAGTGGCGCCGGGAGTATTGGTGTGCGTTGATCTGGCTCATGAAACGCCGGAACTGATCCCGCCGGCCAAGGCCATCGCCCGGGCCTTGGGCGCCGAGCTGACCTTCGTTTACGTCATTGAAACCCATGGCGTGACGGAAAATGGCGCGCCCATCGATCCGGTCGAATGGGACTTCAAGCTGCGCGAAGCCAAGGTGCATATGGGGCGCCTTGCGCAAGACCACACCATAGGCGACGAGCCGCCCACCACCGACGTGCTCGAAGGGCGCAGCGCCGAGCAGATCTGCGACATCCTGGCGAGCCGACCGCAGGACATCGCGGTCCTGGGCCGGGGACATGGAAGCGCAAATGCCGCCATGGGTGAGACGGCCCGCCAAGTTCTGGAAGGCGGCAGAAATTCGCTGCTTCTGGTGCCGGTTGGCATCACGCCCAAACAGAAGTTTTCCAGAATTCTGGTGCCGCTCGACTGTTCGGGGCGATCAGAGCGCGTCATGCCGCTGGTCGAAAAGATCGCGCGGTCGGACGGCGCTGAGCTGGTTCTGGTGCATTCAATCCCCGAACCGGTCTTCACCGGGGCGGGCCCGAGCGAGCCCAATGACAGTGAACTGAGGTCGCAGGTCAATGAGCGCAACGAACGGGTCGCCCGTAGCTATCTTGATCAGTTGTGCGCACGCATACGCGCGACCGGATTGCGGGCCACCAGCATGGTATTCAGCGGCGGGGACGTTCGCCGCAAGCTGGTGGCGGCCATCGATGAGCAGGAGATTGATCTTCTCATCGTGGCGTCGCATGGACATAGTGGCTTTGCCGATGTGCCGTTCGGTGACGTCGCAAGCTTTCTCGTCAAGCGCTCCAGCGTTCCGACGCTGGTGATCCGAATTGGCAGCGGCATTGGTGACAAACATGCCTTTGCCGATGCACGCTCGAAAGGCCCGCGCCGGCCAGGCACGTTGGCGCAATGA
- a CDS encoding glycosyltransferase encodes MASIDICICTFRRPFLAETLQSVARLSAGAHDIRVIIADNDQQPSARDLVEDWRGRLPFAVTYVHAPAANICIARNACLNHASADFVAFVDDDEVVAPGWIEALVGQAEAGQAAAVLGPVRAIYAPDAPRWMVEGDFHSTLPVYVDGQIRTGYTCNVLIRWSPPYSALRFDLALGQSGGEDTAFFYQLTALGGTIAYAPGARVEEPVPPDRASMAWLVRRRLRFGQTHGMLQTGPRARALAIVGAKLAYCGAMTALTTFSPVLRRRNWLRAMLHLGVAGGILGVRQAAHYGQPTQQRPPF; translated from the coding sequence ATGGCCAGCATAGACATCTGCATCTGCACCTTTCGCCGGCCGTTCCTGGCAGAAACGCTGCAATCGGTCGCGCGGTTGAGCGCCGGTGCGCACGATATTCGCGTGATCATTGCCGATAACGACCAGCAGCCATCCGCCCGCGACCTGGTCGAGGACTGGCGCGGGCGCCTGCCCTTCGCGGTGACCTATGTGCATGCGCCGGCGGCCAATATCTGCATTGCCCGCAACGCCTGCCTTAATCATGCCAGTGCCGATTTCGTCGCCTTTGTGGATGACGATGAAGTCGTTGCGCCCGGCTGGATCGAGGCGTTGGTGGGACAGGCCGAAGCGGGCCAGGCCGCAGCGGTGCTGGGTCCGGTTCGCGCCATCTATGCCCCGGACGCGCCGCGCTGGATGGTGGAAGGCGATTTTCATTCCACACTGCCGGTCTATGTCGATGGACAGATCCGGACGGGCTATACCTGCAATGTGCTTATCCGCTGGAGCCCGCCCTATAGCGCCTTGCGCTTCGATCTGGCGCTCGGTCAGTCCGGCGGCGAGGACACGGCATTCTTTTATCAGCTGACGGCGCTGGGCGGCACCATCGCCTATGCCCCTGGGGCTCGCGTCGAGGAACCCGTGCCGCCCGACCGGGCCAGCATGGCCTGGCTGGTGCGGCGGCGCCTGCGCTTCGGCCAGACGCATGGCATGCTGCAGACCGGCCCCCGTGCCAGGGCGCTCGCCATTGTGGGCGCCAAGCTTGCCTATTGCGGCGCCATGACCGCGCTGACGACATTTTCTCCCGTATTGCGGCGCCGTAACTGGCTGCGCGCGATGCTCCACCTGGGCGTAGCCGGCGGCATCCTGGGTGTGCGCCAGGCGGCCCATTACGGGCAACCGACGCAGCAACGACCCCCTTTTTGA
- a CDS encoding Wzz/FepE/Etk N-terminal domain-containing protein yields the protein MLEKTSYPETLAPQQADLKTIDLDRVASLLRRQALVLGLSVFVVLLLAVLYLSLAPRSYMSAGQVLLDRNLEQAAGEGAVLTNSADMEAQVLNQIEVLRSSRVATAVAQSENLMTDEDFLNPPPSFSQRLRGLIPFLQGPQTAKLDASLDEVVGTLRANVQVDRMGRSSIIRVGYEAATPELAQRIAQAYADALLQDQLNAELEATGAAADWLQQRLAEIGDSQRNASLAIETYRQQTGLSVGQDQELTTLRIGSLSNQLAEAQAETARLRALSEELQTVVAAGPEAAANYVSLLSGTQADPAEIAILRTQSAGLISRIAEVRTNFGEDHPQLSILGAEKRALDSRIYALLQNLDGQYRTQLSIATQQEAGLRNDIDSEGQSAGLISQEQVRLNELQQRSDALRSLYNSYLLRYEESVQRQSFPIPSIRIVTDALLPDQPASPRTVVILAAALIVGSFLGLMLGTINELRERGFRVGSQVQRHLRLRFLGYVPKLQLKPGATPGEQLKTIRTLVRGADGQRIGRRWGGPYMETLKATRLLMQPVAERGTAVLGVLSALPGEGKSLFVASLAEMLAGTGSRVLIVSADENTLQSRTAVPVRIMPSQRGDWRQVAVTDNDTGIVTLAASAPEAGGGDLSGPVMQKILDEARGQFDYVLLDLPALGLVIDALSVLPLTDGAVLVAEWGKTPRRLLNSLLEREPELGDYIVGVVLNKVDLDALPRFTDVGGLERFALNAEHRLEAAPR from the coding sequence ATGCTTGAAAAGACCAGCTATCCGGAAACCCTGGCCCCGCAACAGGCCGATCTCAAGACGATCGACCTGGATCGCGTTGCTTCCCTGCTGCGGCGGCAGGCGCTGGTGCTGGGGCTGAGCGTCTTCGTGGTGCTGCTGCTGGCCGTGCTTTACCTGTCGCTGGCGCCGCGCAGCTATATGTCGGCCGGGCAGGTGCTGCTCGACCGCAACCTCGAACAGGCGGCCGGTGAGGGCGCGGTCCTGACCAACAGCGCCGACATGGAAGCGCAGGTGCTCAACCAGATCGAAGTGCTGCGCTCCAGTCGGGTCGCGACGGCGGTGGCCCAGTCGGAAAACCTGATGACCGATGAGGATTTTCTCAACCCACCCCCCTCGTTCTCCCAGCGGCTGCGTGGCCTCATTCCGTTCCTGCAGGGGCCGCAGACGGCCAAGCTCGATGCCAGCCTCGACGAGGTGGTGGGCACGTTGCGCGCCAATGTGCAGGTCGATCGCATGGGCCGCAGTTCAATCATCCGCGTGGGCTATGAAGCGGCGACGCCCGAGCTGGCGCAGCGCATCGCCCAGGCCTATGCCGACGCCCTGCTGCAGGATCAGCTCAATGCCGAGCTGGAAGCAACCGGCGCCGCCGCCGACTGGCTGCAGCAGCGCCTGGCCGAAATCGGCGACAGCCAGCGCAATGCCAGCCTTGCCATCGAGACCTATCGCCAGCAGACCGGCCTGTCCGTGGGGCAGGATCAGGAACTGACCACCCTGCGCATCGGTAGCCTCTCCAACCAGCTGGCCGAAGCACAGGCAGAAACCGCGCGGCTGCGCGCCCTGTCGGAAGAATTGCAGACCGTGGTGGCCGCCGGGCCGGAAGCGGCCGCCAACTATGTCTCGCTGCTGAGCGGGACGCAGGCAGACCCGGCCGAGATTGCCATATTGCGCACCCAGTCGGCCGGCCTGATCAGCCGGATTGCCGAAGTGCGCACCAACTTCGGCGAGGACCATCCGCAATTGTCGATCCTGGGCGCGGAAAAGCGCGCGCTCGACAGCCGGATCTATGCCCTGCTGCAAAATCTTGACGGGCAGTATCGCACTCAGTTGTCTATCGCCACCCAGCAGGAAGCCGGGCTGCGCAATGACATCGACTCCGAAGGCCAGAGTGCCGGCCTGATCAGCCAGGAACAGGTGCGGCTCAACGAGCTGCAGCAGCGCTCCGATGCCTTGCGCTCGCTCTACAACAGTTACCTGCTGCGCTACGAGGAATCGGTGCAGCGCCAGAGCTTCCCGATCCCCTCGATCCGCATCGTCACCGATGCGCTGCTGCCAGACCAGCCCGCGAGCCCGAGGACGGTCGTGATTCTGGCGGCGGCGCTGATTGTTGGCAGCTTCCTGGGCCTGATGCTGGGCACCATCAACGAGTTGCGCGAACGCGGCTTCCGCGTCGGCTCGCAGGTACAGCGCCATCTTCGCCTGCGCTTCCTGGGCTATGTGCCCAAGCTGCAGCTCAAGCCCGGCGCCACGCCGGGCGAACAGCTCAAGACCATTCGGACACTGGTGCGCGGGGCCGACGGCCAGCGGATCGGCCGCCGCTGGGGCGGGCCCTATATGGAAACCCTCAAGGCGACGCGCCTGTTGATGCAGCCCGTGGCCGAACGCGGCACTGCTGTGCTGGGCGTGCTCTCCGCCCTGCCGGGCGAGGGGAAATCGCTTTTCGTCGCATCCCTGGCCGAGATGCTGGCAGGCACAGGGTCGCGCGTGCTCATCGTCAGTGCCGACGAGAATACACTGCAGAGCCGAACGGCCGTGCCCGTCCGCATCATGCCCTCGCAGCGCGGCGATTGGCGCCAGGTGGCGGTGACCGACAATGACACAGGGATTGTGACGCTGGCGGCCTCGGCGCCGGAGGCGGGCGGCGGCGACCTGTCGGGGCCGGTGATGCAGAAGATTCTGGACGAGGCCCGTGGGCAGTTCGACTATGTGCTGCTCGACCTGCCAGCCCTGGGGCTGGTGATCGACGCCCTGTCCGTGCTGCCGCTGACTGATGGGGCCGTGCTGGTGGCGGAATGGGGGAAGACGCCGCGCCGGCTGCTCAACAGCCTGCTGGAGCGGGAGCCGGAACTGGGCGACTACATAGTCGGCGTGGTGCTCAACAAGGTCGATCTGGATGCCTTGCCCCGATTTACCGATGTGGGTGGGCTGGAGCGCTTCGCCCTCAATGCCGAACACAGACTGGAAGCGGCGCCCCGTTAG
- a CDS encoding glycosyltransferase — translation MPTILYLVHNLADPAVGRRVAMFRQGGAAVEIAGFRRGDAPPPSLPLDKIVELDITHDGRMLQRLGATLAAAWRAPSWAKSLRRPDIIVARNLEMLGVAQRLMGLWDVAPVLVYECLDIHRLMLRTDRIGGAMRALEQRLMRDVDLVITSSPAFVRNYFAIHGSPPVHLVENKVFAPDMVAFGSNPALAEGSDVLRVGWFGALRCNRSLAALEDLTQRLEGRVAVTLAGRPALTEFPDFHNRVDQARHITFQGAFSYPQDLPKLYSAVHFVWAIDFFEAGLNSNWLLPNRLYEGCLNGAIPIALAGTETARFIERLGIGVVLPDIAPDTLVAMFASMTPARVRELAAGVAAQERLTFLCEARECTDLVQRLATRRSDRPALEAAA, via the coding sequence TTGCCAACTATTTTGTACCTCGTACACAACCTTGCCGATCCGGCCGTAGGGCGGCGCGTGGCCATGTTCCGGCAGGGCGGCGCCGCGGTCGAGATTGCCGGGTTCAGGCGGGGCGATGCGCCACCGCCGAGTTTGCCGCTCGACAAGATAGTGGAACTCGATATCACCCATGACGGCCGCATGCTGCAGCGCCTGGGCGCGACGCTAGCGGCCGCCTGGCGGGCCCCCAGCTGGGCAAAGTCCCTGCGGCGCCCGGACATCATCGTCGCCCGCAATCTGGAAATGCTCGGCGTGGCGCAGCGGTTGATGGGGCTGTGGGACGTGGCGCCGGTCCTGGTCTATGAGTGCCTCGACATCCACCGCCTGATGCTGCGGACCGACCGGATCGGCGGGGCCATGCGGGCTCTCGAGCAGCGGCTGATGCGCGATGTCGATCTGGTCATCACCAGTTCGCCGGCATTTGTGCGCAATTACTTCGCCATTCATGGCTCGCCGCCGGTGCACCTGGTGGAGAACAAGGTGTTTGCCCCCGATATGGTCGCCTTTGGCAGCAACCCCGCCCTGGCGGAGGGCTCTGACGTGCTGCGCGTCGGCTGGTTCGGGGCACTGCGCTGCAATCGCTCCCTGGCCGCGCTGGAAGACCTGACGCAGCGCCTCGAGGGGCGCGTCGCGGTCACGCTCGCCGGCCGCCCGGCGTTGACCGAATTTCCAGATTTCCACAACCGGGTGGATCAGGCGCGCCATATCACCTTCCAGGGTGCCTTTTCCTATCCCCAGGATCTGCCCAAGCTCTATTCGGCGGTGCACTTCGTCTGGGCAATCGACTTTTTCGAGGCGGGGCTCAATTCGAACTGGCTGCTGCCCAACCGCCTCTATGAGGGGTGCCTCAATGGCGCGATCCCGATCGCCCTGGCCGGCACCGAGACGGCGCGGTTCATCGAGCGGCTCGGCATAGGCGTCGTGCTCCCCGATATTGCCCCGGACACCCTCGTGGCCATGTTCGCTTCTATGACGCCTGCGCGCGTTCGGGAACTGGCGGCCGGCGTGGCCGCCCAGGAACGTCTTACCTTTCTCTGCGAGGCCCGCGAATGCACCGATCTGGTGCAGCGCCTCGCCACCCGCCGGTCCGACCGGCCTGCACTGGAGGCCGCCGCATGA
- a CDS encoding sugar phosphate isomerase/epimerase family protein, whose translation MLLGINLLCISGFIEADHLDTLRQLKDLGYDGVEVPVLRGGPEHYGWLGRELDRIGLRRTTTSVIPSVHANPVSADPDERLAGRAHLDWALDCAIALGAEGLGGPIHAPIGHFTGAGPTPEEWRRGAEAHHDLAERAAANGIYLSLEPLNRFETYFLNTMAQARAYLDLVDHPALRIMYDTFHAHIEERSQVGAIATLGPHLGVLHVSENDRGIPGRGQIDFAAIFSAVRGTGFDGWVTVEAFGAGLPELAAATRVWRPLFPDYPTLFAESAQFIRQNWAQAGA comes from the coding sequence GTGCTGCTTGGTATCAATCTGTTGTGCATCAGCGGCTTCATCGAGGCCGACCATCTCGACACCCTGCGCCAGCTCAAGGATCTCGGCTATGATGGCGTCGAGGTGCCGGTGCTGCGCGGCGGGCCCGAGCACTATGGCTGGCTCGGCCGCGAGCTGGACCGTATCGGCCTGCGCCGCACCACCACCTCGGTGATCCCGTCGGTTCACGCCAACCCGGTCAGCGCCGACCCCGACGAGCGGCTGGCCGGCCGCGCCCATCTCGACTGGGCCCTCGATTGCGCCATTGCCCTGGGCGCCGAGGGCTTAGGCGGCCCGATCCATGCCCCGATCGGCCACTTTACCGGCGCGGGCCCAACCCCGGAGGAATGGCGCCGCGGCGCGGAGGCGCATCACGACCTGGCCGAGCGCGCTGCCGCCAACGGCATCTATCTCAGCCTTGAGCCCCTCAACCGCTTCGAGACCTATTTCCTCAACACCATGGCGCAGGCCCGGGCCTACCTTGACCTGGTCGATCACCCTGCCCTGCGCATCATGTACGACACCTTCCACGCCCATATCGAGGAACGCAGCCAGGTCGGTGCCATCGCCACGCTCGGCCCGCATCTGGGCGTGCTGCATGTCTCGGAAAACGATCGCGGCATTCCCGGCCGCGGCCAGATCGATTTTGCCGCCATCTTCTCGGCCGTGCGCGGCACCGGCTTTGACGGCTGGGTCACCGTGGAAGCATTCGGCGCCGGCCTGCCCGAACTGGCGGCCGCCACCCGCGTCTGGCGCCCGCTCTTTCCCGATTACCCAACCCTGTTCGCCGAATCCGCGCAGTTTATCCGGCAGAACTGGGCCCAAGCCGGGGCCTGA
- a CDS encoding glycosyltransferase family 2 protein, producing the protein MSARTLIVVPTLNEARHIDDLLSALLVEAEALDATIVVADGGSADATCTIVMEWAQHSPRVRLLHNPQRIQSAAINLVVAEFGDTADYLIRIDAHGAYPPDYCRKLVAEAVELDAASIVVPMITVGVAPFQRAVATAQNSAIGTGGSAHRSGKARGPVDHGHHALMRVDAFRGVGGYDQTFRFNEDAELDYRLRQAGHTIWLTDRTAMTYYPRSTAAGLFRQYFGYGGGRARNILKHRVMPRLRQLAPLAILPVVLLAALSLWHWGFLVPLALWGIGCIALGIHAARKYYPDYGMPMALSPLVGVAAMIMHLAWSSGFWAHVAQRPFRRGSV; encoded by the coding sequence ATGAGTGCCCGCACCCTGATCGTGGTTCCCACCCTCAATGAAGCGCGCCATATCGACGATCTGCTATCGGCATTGCTGGTTGAGGCCGAGGCGCTTGATGCCACGATCGTCGTCGCCGATGGCGGCAGCGCCGACGCCACGTGCACGATCGTCATGGAATGGGCCCAGCATAGTCCGCGCGTGCGCCTGCTGCACAATCCGCAGCGGATCCAGAGCGCGGCGATCAATCTGGTCGTGGCCGAATTCGGCGACACGGCCGACTATCTCATTCGCATCGATGCACACGGCGCCTATCCGCCCGACTATTGCCGCAAGCTGGTTGCCGAGGCCGTCGAGCTTGACGCTGCCTCGATCGTCGTACCGATGATCACCGTGGGCGTTGCCCCCTTCCAGCGTGCGGTGGCCACGGCACAGAATTCGGCCATTGGCACCGGCGGCTCGGCGCATCGCTCGGGCAAGGCGCGGGGCCCTGTCGATCATGGCCACCATGCGCTGATGCGGGTCGATGCCTTTCGCGGCGTGGGCGGCTATGATCAGACCTTCCGCTTCAACGAGGATGCCGAGCTCGACTATCGGTTGCGGCAGGCCGGCCACACCATCTGGCTCACCGACCGCACGGCCATGACCTATTATCCGCGGTCGACGGCGGCGGGGCTGTTCCGGCAGTATTTCGGCTATGGCGGGGGCAGGGCGCGCAATATCCTCAAGCACCGGGTAATGCCGCGTCTGCGGCAGCTGGCGCCGCTCGCCATCCTGCCGGTTGTGCTGCTGGCCGCCCTGTCGCTCTGGCATTGGGGCTTCCTGGTGCCGCTGGCGCTGTGGGGTATTGGCTGCATCGCGCTGGGCATACACGCGGCGCGCAAATACTATCCCGACTATGGCATGCCCATGGCGCTGTCGCCGCTGGTGGGCGTGGCGGCGATGATCATGCATCTGGCCTGGTCATCCGGCTTCTGGGCGCATGTGGCGCAGCGGCCGTTTCGTCGCGGGTCGGTGTGA